The genomic interval TTTGGGATTGAACGGTTACAAAGATACGATTATTTTCGGAAAATTCCCTTTCCGGCACCGGCAAACCCGAGGAAGAGCGGTCTCCGGTCCTCTGCCGGGCGCAGGCGGAGGAGCCGCCGGTTTAAGAAACCGGTTTTGTGGGCTGCTGGGTCTTACAAGGGTCTGACCCTTGAATCCGCGTCACCCGCTTCCTTTCCGTCATTCCCGCGAAAGCGGGAATCCAGGATCGCATCAATTCCCGTCATCCCCCGGATAGATTCCCCGTCAAGCGGGGAATGACCGGTTCAAGAGACCGGATTTAGGGGCGAAGGCATGTCTGAAAGATTCGGAAGCAAATCACCGCTCCCGACCGTCGAGGTACGAAACTCTTTTTAGTGGGAGGTTTGTGCGTTGGAGGCCTCCGGCTTGATGAAAAAACCGAGAAGAAAGATGCGGACTAAAAATGCGAGCGCCGGGGACGGTTTGCTTGCAAACCCGCGAATAGTCGCCCGGCGCCAATGTTAGGCCGCGTCTTGCCGGTTTTTTCATCCTGCCGGTCGGTTTTTGCGGCGCTTTTTGCCGACCCAAAAAGCGCCCCTTTAAGAAAGGGGTTTTGTGGGCTGCTGAACCTTTAGTGGTTCCCGAAGCCTTTACCCGCATACGACCGACGGTCGGGAGCGGTGATTTGCTTCCGAATCTTTCAGACATCCCTCCGCCCATAGGACCCGGCTCTTAGCCGGGTACCTTTTGATGGCAAAAGGTACCCAAAACCAGCCGCAAGTTGCTTTTTGCGGGGCCGCAGTTTGGCGTCGCGGAAACGGGCGCCTGACGCGGGTTTGCAAGCAAACCGGCCCCGTTTCTTGTCGCGCCGCCTGCGCTGCGCCCTCTCTCCGCAAAAAGCAGAATGCGGCAGCAAGGCCCTCCTAAGAGGAGGGTTCTATGGGCTGCTGAACCTTTAGCGGTTTCCGAGCCTTGAATCCGCTCCGACCGCCGACCGCCCCGTCATTCCCGTCATTCCCGCGAAAGCGGGAATCCACCCGGCTAAGAGCCGGGTTCTATGGGCGCGGGCTTAAAAAGCCCGTTTTATGGGCGAAGGTGTCACGAAGGGTTTTCGACCCGGTTCTGCGCTCCCGCCCTTAAAAAAGGGAATTTTTCGCTATCTTTACGGCGTAAAAATCTTCCAAACCATGTCCAATACCCCTCTGGCCGAACGCCTGCGCCCCAAAACCCTCGACGAATACATCGGACAGGAGCACCTCGTAGGCCCGAAAGGCGTCTTCCGCAAGTTCTTCGAAACGGGAAACGTTCCCTCGTTCATCCTCTGGGGTCCCCCGGGCGTGGGCAAAACCACGCTCGCCAAGATCGTCGCCTCGCAACTCGAACGGCCCTTCTTCACCCTTTCGGCCGTCACCTCCGGCGTCAAGGAGGTCCGCGAAGTGATCGAGTCGGCCCGCAAACAACGCTTCTTCGACCAGCGGCCCCCGTTCCTCTTCATCGACGAAATCCACCGCTTCAACAAGTCGCAGCAGGATTCGCTGCTCGGGGCCGTCGAGCAGGGGATCGTCACGCTGATCGGCGCCACGACCGAAAACCCCTCCTTCGAGGTGATCTCCCCGCTGCTGAGCCGCTGCCAGGTCTATATCCTCCGGGCGCTGGAGGACAAGGACCTCCAGACGCTGCTCGACCGCGCCCTGCGCACCGACCTCGAACTGCGCGAACGCGAAATCGAGGTCCGGGAGACCGGAGCGCTGTTCCGGTTCGCGGGGGGCGATGCCCGCAAGCTGCTCAACATCCTCGACATCCTCGTCGGGGCCACCGACGGAAAGGTGACGATCACCGACCAGTACGTACAGGATTGCCTCCAGGAAAACATCGCCCTCTACGACAAGAACGGCGAACAGCATTACGACGTCATTTCGGCCTTCATCAAGTCGGTGCGGGGCAGCGACCCCAATGCCGCCGTCTACTACCTGGCGCGGATGCTGGCCGGAGGCGAGGAGCCGCGGTTCATTGCCCGGCGGCTGGTGATCCTCGCCGCCGAGGACATCGGGCTGGCGAACCCCAACGCGCTGCTGCTGGCCAACGCCTGCTTCGACACGGTGCACAAGATCGGGATGCCCGAGGCACGCATCCCGCTGGCCGAGGCGACGATCTACCTGGCAACCTCGCCCAAGAGCAATTCGGCCTACATGGCCATCGCCAAGGCCCTCTCGCTCGTGGAGCACGACACGACGAACCGCCCCGTGCCGCTCCACCTGCGCAACGCCCCGACCAAACTCATGAAACAGGCCGGATATGCCGACGGTTACAAGTACGCCCACGATTACGAGGGGCACTTTGCCGAGCTGGAGTTCCTGCCCGAATCGCTCGCGGGAACGAAGTTCTACGAACCCGACCCGCAGAACGCCGCCGAGGCCAAGATCGCCGAACGCATCGCCCGCCTCTGGAAAGACAAATACAAATAACAGCCGGGCAAGCCACGCGGCAAAGGCTCCCCGGACACACGGCAAAACGACACATATGAAAAAGATAGGGATCATCTCCGACACCCACGGGACCTTCGACGAGCCGCTGCGGGAATTCCTGAAGGAAGTCGACGAAATCTGGCACGCCGGCGACATCGGCTCGCTCGAACTGGCCGACCGCATCGCCGCGTTCAAGCCCCTGCGCGCCGTCTGCGGCAACATCGACGGCGGCATGACCCGGCGGGTCTATCCGCCCTTTCTCTCGTTCGAGTGCGAGGGGGTCCGGGTGCTGATGACCCACATCGGCGGCTACCCCCGCCATTACGACCCGCGCGCCGTCCAGCAGATTCAGGCCCTGCGGCCCAAGCTCTTCATCGCGGGCCATTCGCACATCCTCAAGGTGATGTACGACCCCGTCTACGAGCTGCTGGCCGTCAATCCCGGGGCCGCCGGGGAGTTCGGATTCCAGAAGGTCCGGACCGCCATCCGACTGACGTTCGACGCCGGGGAGATGCGCGACATGGAGGTCGGCGAATGGCCCCGGAGCTCAGCCAGATAGCCTTCCGGGAAGGGTTCGGCCCCCAAAATGAACAATATCGCCCG from uncultured Alistipes sp. carries:
- a CDS encoding replication-associated recombination protein A, producing the protein MSNTPLAERLRPKTLDEYIGQEHLVGPKGVFRKFFETGNVPSFILWGPPGVGKTTLAKIVASQLERPFFTLSAVTSGVKEVREVIESARKQRFFDQRPPFLFIDEIHRFNKSQQDSLLGAVEQGIVTLIGATTENPSFEVISPLLSRCQVYILRALEDKDLQTLLDRALRTDLELREREIEVRETGALFRFAGGDARKLLNILDILVGATDGKVTITDQYVQDCLQENIALYDKNGEQHYDVISAFIKSVRGSDPNAAVYYLARMLAGGEEPRFIARRLVILAAEDIGLANPNALLLANACFDTVHKIGMPEARIPLAEATIYLATSPKSNSAYMAIAKALSLVEHDTTNRPVPLHLRNAPTKLMKQAGYADGYKYAHDYEGHFAELEFLPESLAGTKFYEPDPQNAAEAKIAERIARLWKDKYK
- a CDS encoding metallophosphoesterase family protein, coding for MKKIGIISDTHGTFDEPLREFLKEVDEIWHAGDIGSLELADRIAAFKPLRAVCGNIDGGMTRRVYPPFLSFECEGVRVLMTHIGGYPRHYDPRAVQQIQALRPKLFIAGHSHILKVMYDPVYELLAVNPGAAGEFGFQKVRTAIRLTFDAGEMRDMEVGEWPRSSAR